The following are encoded in a window of Platichthys flesus chromosome 19, fPlaFle2.1, whole genome shotgun sequence genomic DNA:
- the nkx6.1 gene encoding homeobox protein Nkx-6.1, translating to MLAVGPMDGSRQSAFLLSTPPLAALHSMTEMKTPLYPAYPLSSSGPNSSTSPATTSPNPGGMAVSSPGIKSSSGLSSGLVSPHLCSSATPHGINDILNRPAAAAMAAAAAAAASSSAGLLSGLPRFSSLSPPPPPGLYFSPSAAAVAVARYPKPLAELPGRTPIFWPGVMQSPHWRDARFACSPHHNSVLLDKDGKRKHTRPTFSGQQIFALEKTFEQTKYLAGPERARLAYSLGMTESQVKVWFQNRRTKWRKKHAAEMATAKKKQDSETERLKGTSDNEEEDDDYNKPLDPNSDDEKITQLLNKHKPGPALLVHTSENDSS from the exons ATGTTAGCGGTGGGTCCGATGGACGGGTCCCGACAGAGCGCCTTCCTCCTCAGCACCCCCCCTCTGGCTGCTCTGCACAGCATGACCGAGATGAAGACCCCGCTTTACCCGGCCTACCCGCTGTCCTCCTCCGGCCCCAACTCCTCTACCTCACCGGCCACCACCTCCCCCAACCCGGGCGGCATGGCCGTGTCCTCCCCGGGGATCAAGAGCTCCTCGGGTCTGTCCTCGGGGCTCGTATCCCCGCATCTTTGCTCCTCCGCGACCCCTCACGGAATTAACGACATCCTGAACCGGCCCGCCGCGGCCGCGATGGccgcagccgccgccgccgccgcctcctcctcggCGGGGCTCCTGTCGGGTCTGCCCCGGTTCAGCAGCCTCAGCCCGCCGCCGCCCCCCGGACTTTACTTCAGCCCCAGCGCCGCCGCGGTGGCGGTGGCCCGGTACCCGAAGCCCCTGGCGGAGCTGCCGGGCCGGACGCCCATCTTCTGGCCCGGAGTCATGCAGAGTCCGCACTGGAGGGACGCGCGGTTCGCCTGCTCGCCGC ATCACAACTCAGTTTTACTGGATAAAGACGGAAAGAGGAAACACACCAGACCCACGTTCTCCGGACAACAGATCTTTGCTCTGGAAAAAACTTTCGAACAAACCAAATATCTGGCGGGACCCGAGAGAGCCAGACTGGCCTACTCCCTGGGAATGACCGAGAGCCAAGTCAAg gtgtggTTTCAGAACAGGAGGACCAAGTGGAGGAAGAAACACGCAGCAGAGATGGCCACCGcgaagaagaagcaggactCGGAGACAGAGAGGCTCAAGGGCACTTCGgacaacgaggaggaggacgacgactACAACAAACCTCTGGATCCGAACTCTGACGACGAGAAGATCACACAGCTGCTCAACAAGCACAAGCCCGGGCCCGCGCTGCTCGTGCACACCTCCGAGAACGACAGCTCCTAA